A segment of the Homalodisca vitripennis isolate AUS2020 unplaced genomic scaffold, UT_GWSS_2.1 ScUCBcl_5693;HRSCAF=12548, whole genome shotgun sequence genome:
GTGTAGTACAGAAATACCCCAGAATCATCTGTACTGCcatctgaaacaataataatacaatgaattCTGTAACAGATTTTTACtgacataaaatgtaaaatttaataaaacacatttatccAGCCTGTTTTCACCTTAGAGAATAAATTACGTTTAACCtttgattacatttttgttaCACACACAACACTATAATTAAAGGATTAACTAATTGTTTATTCTTATGTCaaggtaaaataactaaacaactGGTTATGACATAACAAAGTGAGGAAGGCAACAGTTTTTATTAGATTATGTTAATAGAAGATTCAATTTCTTGTAAACGTTGGTTTCTTACAAGAAGTATAGagacaaaaaactgttttactggctaaaatttttgagcctggaattatttttatttagaatttaaactaTGAGGATTGTTTGGTATGTTGATTATTTTGCCATCTGGATGTTACTGAGGCATATTACTGAGAGTATAAAGATCATTCCGTCAATTACGTTTCACAAACAAACAGCTCTCCTAGTCATTAATAAGTCCTTGCTGTTAAAAACTGTGCAACCAGTAGAGATTTCAAACAACTCTCCTAGTCATTCACAGTATTTTTGGAAGATTATACAATAAGTtacttactagatttaaataaattcagaaattcaatgaatttaaaataagtttaagatattttaaaagaaaaaataatactctATTAAAGAGtatctatgtattacaataatttaataatattatgaatataaatacattttatttttatgactgtcttataatcataacaatattgtacacatttaattgtataacattatacttaattaattaaactcttGACTTTGACGATGTTTCATAACTCATAGTAATATtaagttctattttatattttgacaatGTCACCTATTCTTCCAGATGTGCTGGATTGAAagaatgtatattatgtaaactatgaaaataaagaatttgaattataTCCATCCAAAAACTATAAATTTCCTCAATTTTTCTAGATAAATGTAATTAAGATATAAGAATTATCACATTCTTTGACTAACTTAGAAATGCCTTCATCAAAAAATTCTGCCGCTTTTGCCGTTACTTGAAACGCTGAGAGACCATTTTTTATGTCCATAAAGATATGATAATCAACTCAAAGATTGTGAAATGCCCATCTTCTCTGTTTCGTTGATCCTGTCAACAAGTTCATCACTCACCACTGatggcctgccacttctttcttTATTGTGGGCGTTTTTGTTTGTTAAACAAATGAACCCATTCATGTTCACTCCCTTCTTCCATAAAGTTTGGCCCATAAACGGCACAAAGTTCCCTATGAATACCTgccattaaatattgttttgctgtAAAAAACCTAATTAAACTACACACTTTGCATTTGGTAGGAAACTCGATTGCGGGACACATTTTGCAAAGCCACAGAAAATAAACAAGTGCTCATATGACCTACTAACTGCCACGTATGCCAGTATGTGTGAGAGAGCACTACCCTCATTACTACCATTGCTGTGAGCAAATGGTGGTTATTTTTGGAATAGCTCTTGTAATAAACAAAGCCCTTACAATCACTTCAGACCTTTAGCTAATAAATACACatgaaaccaaattttatttgataccttattcaaaaattattgttattatattaagaaaaaattctttttataatttttcaattttataatcttattttcaGTCTAAGCCATGGAATGGAACAAGAtgcacataaaattataattatcatttaatttttaactattctggcatattggaaatatattatcaatatatttcccattaatttattgtataatatattgtacatatcttaactctaaaactttaGGTAGACTCCGGATTCTTCCTTTTCTATAATTTTTCCTATTGTAAAAAGCattaattttatacagtaatttgtaacctattaattatatgtatgtgtataaaacaatttaagctataattaacatattaatatttatacaaattataataatctattaataagTTGTATGCCCAGTTTGAAAAGGTTCTGAGCAATTAATAcaggtttaatattattaactgccttttaatttattgaacaatCTGATAAACTGAGGCGTTGATTCTTACCTTTAAACTTATCTATGGTAGCATAGTGCACCTGTAGTACAAGGTATTGAATGGGTGAATGCCCTCCGACCTTGAAGCCCACATCCTGCGGTAACTCAAGCTTAGGAGCATCTCTGGCCCAGGCATACAGAATCTGTACATACAGACTACATCAGATATGGAAAATACTGAATCTCTTTTATACTTTCTACATCTATCCATAGAAAATATTTGAAgggaaaattatgttttatacaacaAACATAATAAGTTCTAAAACAATCTTTTTTATGCaatgtataaacatataatttgagACATCCAGAAGTATGTCACTGCAGAAGTACAACTCTCTATTGGCCCTAGACCTGCAAGTGTTCTTATTACCTTTTTTTTGGAGTACTAAGATCTTGTTAAACTCCCAGTGTTTATAGTTACCTTAGAATCAGCAAATGCCCTAAGCAGTCGAAGGCCTTACCGTAATCTAAAAGGACTGCTGATAAATATTGACTGTCTTGAAGGTGGTCGATTACATACACAACTAAGCTTGTAATTGTACTTATGGTAGATTTTTCTTTGAGAAAACCATATTGACTTTTTGCTATGAGATCATAGTGCTCAAGGTGAGTTAGCATTTTTGAGACTACAATCTTCTCTTCAACTTATGAAAAGGTGGGGATCAGTGAGATTGGGAGATAGTTTTCTGGTTTAGTAGTAAAGCCTTTCTTGTATTTGGATGAAtcttagaaagtttaaaaaaagatgggaactgaatgatttatttattataatcacaAGTGGTACAGCTAAGTGTTCCTAGAGTGTACTGTAGTAAATTGAGTACCATCTTTCTGTAGCAAATCTAGCTTGTAAGTTGTCAAGGTTTCTtgcttgtttattataaaactgtgaACTTATGAAAAGTTATGGGTTTGTGTATTGCAGTTCAGTATTCTAACAAAGACCAGGATATTTTGCCCGATAATGGGGTTTTGAACTCCGAAACTGGTAGTTGTACCAGGTACAAACTAGAACTGGTCAGATATAATGCACATAAActacttttattaattgattCAGTTCTGGAgccattaacaaaaataaacataatagcCTGAACCTGTGACAGCTGCAATGTtgaactaaatttgtaaaaaagtattcaaagttaatagaacttttaaataaaaatagacgtACCGTGGATCCAGATTCACAGACAGATGCGGTCTCATATGATTCTTGCTCTGAAGTAGAGGCCATTTCTCCACAATTCCTGCCACAATGAGATGTTATACGTTAAGAGCTGTATGAGAACCAGATCAATGGCAGCTGTGgttaaagtttaaatatgttctatattgttgtgtaaattttcatgattaaaatatacatcaaaatatatattattttttagtcttattgtcagtctacatttatattattttataaattaatagtttttctgTTATCCTAAGAAAACAGTTTTCACTACAGGAATATATGAATGGAATTCCTCAAGGATCTATTCTGTgaccttaattttttaaatttattaccttGGAGTATCTTTGGAATTTTTACAGGAAGATGAACTAGCATCTATTTAAATGCATATAACAAGCacatttcaagaaaaattttgaatgatCCTTTTCTgccaaatttttttatgaaacttcaaaaacatgttttaagaaaaaGTGGTGACTGAGGGTAAACATTTTGGCCATGAAGACAAAAAATTACTGTTTCAAACACTTAAAATTTGCTTGTTTTAACCCTTGTGAATTTTTGACGAGATATTTCGTCACACAGTGGCACGGTGACAAACTCAACTCAGCTCGTCAGAGCCTactaatagttataataatgGCTGGTGGATTATAGTACTGTGTTTTCAAGGCAACTTAGTAATTATACCATTTTCCAGCATCTGTGTTACTTTGCAAGTGTCTACAATCCTGACTATGACTCATAGCGTGAACCTGATAGTGTTAACAACAATCCACATTTAGTTAAGCTTATAATATTATCcatttaacacgttcgctaccaggcGGCGCATATTTGCGCCGCTCGGGTCACCGTAACAGACCAACGTTACAAAATGTGGTTGTTCTACACAGACCGATAGTAATTGGTGTGAGACTAACCATAGACCAAGGATAAAATATTGCTGAATTGagctataattcaacaaaataacctaaaatgtaagtctgtactgttcttatttgatatattgcTGATTTGCGTAATTTTTACGGCGGCGCATATGTGGGACGCTCGGTCTATAGCATCAAAATCTTAACGTAGACCAAGCGTCCCATATATGAGCCATTATTTATTTGCTCAATTACTGTTGGTTTTAGGGTAAGTTTCAATCAAACATGCATATCTTATTAtgatagtattttattt
Coding sequences within it:
- the LOC124373485 gene encoding peptidylglycine alpha-hydroxylating monooxygenase-like; this encodes MNTAHHMLLYGCTKPGSNKPVWNCGEMASTSEQESYETASVCESGSTILYAWARDAPKLELPQDVGFKVGGHSPIQYLVLQVHYATIDKFKDGSTDDSGVFLYYTERPQSKLAGVYLLGTAGMIP